The Chordicoccus furentiruminis DNA window TAGTCGAGGACGGCATCCTCCCGGTCCGCCGAACAGGGTCCGATCACGAGGAGAAGTTTGTTCTCTTCGCCGCGGAAGATGCGGGCGATCTCCTCGTCGCGCTCTTCCTTGACGGCCCGGATTTGGTCGGTGATGGGAAATTCCTTCTTCAGCTCCTGCGGGATCGGAAGGCGGCGGATGAATTCCATCTGCATTTCCATGGACTGTACCTGCTTTCTTCTGGTTCGCGGCTGCACCGCGTGCTATCTGCCACTATATCACCATTCCGTGGAAAATGCACGCGGATCAGGGGGCGGGGCGAAGACAGGGTGACAGGGTTGTGATGCACATTCCGAAGCAGCGGGCCGCTTCTCAGCGCGGCAGCGCGAGGCAGTCGCAGTGGCCACTGATCATCAGGCGATGGATGTCTTCTGAGCCACTTTATATCCATTCCTTTTTGCTGACAGGCTTAAGGTAGTTTTTTCTAAGATCGCGCATACTTCCAAAAAATGCTTTCTCAGATTTTGAGAACATATTGTTGTTCATCTTCAATTGGATAAGTTTCAGCGAACATAAAAGATCAGCGACCTGAAAGAGCTTATAATCTGTCGGCATAACTTTGCGGAATATCGGATTCGGAAGAAGCGCATTAAAAACAGAGGACAGAATTTTGCTGACCTCTACCTGACCGTTATCGTAGTATATTTTGACATCATCGAAAGACAGGAATTCTTCATAGTGGTCGCGGATAAAGCCGGAAATCAGCTTTGACAGTCTGCCGGTCTCCACTACGACATCTTCCATGTGCTTCTTTTCAATATAGAAACACTTGTATCGGATGTTGACCTGACGGAAGAAAGCGACCATTTTGTTGAAAATGCGACGCCGCTTCTCTATCGACATATTCGTATAAATTTCTTCCTTCCTGATGATCGGTCCAGTATGGATGCAAAGCCCGTCAAGATCAAGATAAGAAAGCTCCCTGTTAAGCTTTTCAACAGCAGGTTTAATGTCTTCATCCTGATCATGAAAAACCATCGTAATGATGTAAAAAGGCGAATGGTAATCATGTTCACCGAAATCACCGGATTCATCTATAAAAACGCTGAGCTCCCTCAACTGCTCTCTCCTTCTTTACTTTGAATAAAAAAGGCGGGGAACTTCCCCGCCGCAGATGGACCTGGGTCTTTCGACCAGCCCGAATGAAATCAGTGATTTCATATTATGAGTTTAAAGGAAAATCAGAAAAAATACAATCCCTTTTTGTGAAGTCACAAGGGTGCCACAGGGGTGTTATGCATTCCCCGAGCAGAAGCTTCTCAGCGCGGCAGCGCGAGGCAGTCGTAGCGGATCGCACGGCCGCTAAGGCTGCTGGTCGGGCGGACGCCGGCGAGGTACGGGCCTTTCAGCGGGCGCTTGATGATGATCTTCTGCGGGCGGGCGCGGCGGGCGGCCATGAGCAGCGCTTCCTCGTCCGCGGCCGGCGCCTCCAGTCCGTGGAGCAGCTGAAACTTTTTCTTCACGAGTCCGCTCTTCTTCCGTTCCGGAAACATCGGGTCCAGAAGCACCACGTCCGGAGCTTCCGTCAGCTGCCCGAGATACGGAATGCTGTCGCCTTCCGTGAGGGTCATCCGGGCGACGGCTCCGGACAGAGCCGGGTTCCGGGCGGCCCGCTCCAGCGCGTCCTCAAGCAGCGCGGCGATCACCGGGTCCCGCTCGAAAAGGCGGACGGCAAAGCCCGCGGCCGCCAGCAGCAGGGCGTCTTCGCCGAGTCCGGCCGTCGCGTCCACGGCGGTCGGCGTTCCATTGAGAGGCTGCCGGATCCGGGCCGCCCGGACCAGCAGTTCCCGGTTCAGCCTGTCACGTTTCAGCCGCGGAAGCATCGCCTCAAAGTCGGCGCGGAGCGTCAGCCCGCCGCCTTCCAGTGTGAGGCCTTCCGGGCGGCGGACCAGCGCCGGCGGGTCGTTCCGGGTGTCGGATGCATTTTTCATAAGATCGTGTCTCCTTGAGCGGGAGCCGGACCGGAGACTGACATCAAAGGGACGCTCCGGTTCGGACGTTTTCTTTCTATCCGGAAATGATACGGGGCAGCGGACGGGTTGTCAAATCTTTCGGATGGAAAGACAGCAGCGGCTGCGCTTTGGATACGTGCCTGCCCGCCGTCGAAGCTCCCGTCCCCGGCGGCACTCTTCCGCGCGGATGCTGCCGGGCCGCGCGCCGTCAGAGGTTCCGCCTTGCGTTCCCGGAGCGGGACACGTATGATAGGACACAGACAGACAAGGAGGGCTGCATGATGGCATGGTATGATGAAGCTGTTTTCTACCATATTTATCCGCTCGGACTGACGGGCGCACCCAAGCGAAACGATTACGGTGAGCCGGTGCACCGGCTGCGTTCGCTGCTTCCCTGGATCGACCACATCGCGTCCATCGGCTGCACGGCTCTTTATATCGGGCCGCTTTTTGAGTCCGGCAGCCACGGGTACGACACGACGGATTACAGGAAGCTGGATTCCCGTCTCGGCACGAACGACGATCTGACCGAATTCGTCGCGGCCTGCCATCAGAAGGGAATGCATGTGATCTTCGACGGCGTCTTCAACCACACGGGGCGGGATTTCTTCGCCTTCCGCGATCTGAAGGAGCACCGGGAAGCGTCCCGTTACAGGGACTGGTATGTAGATGTCAACTTCTGCGGCAACAATGAGTACAACGACGGCTTCTCCTACGGCAACTGGGGCGGCTACAACCTGCTGGCGAGGCTCAACCAGCGGAATCCGGAGGTGCAGGATTACATCTGTGACGTCATCCGGTTCTGGGTGAGGGAATTTGATGTCGACGGCATCCGGCTGGACGCGGCGGACGTGCTGGATTTCGATTTCATGCACCGGCTTCGCATGACGGCGGATGAGGTGAAGCCGGACTTCTGGCTGATGGGCGAGGTGATCCACGGGGAGTACGGGCGCTGGGTCAACGACACGCACCTTCACTCGGTGACGAACTATCAGCTCCACAAGGCGCTGTATTCGGGTCACAACGACCACAACTATTTTGAAATCGCCCATACCGTGCGGCGTTTCACGGGCGACGGCGCCCAGTGTCCGGCGGGAAAGCTGTACAACTTCGTGGACAATCACGACGTGGAGCGGATCTATACGAAGCTGTCGAACAAGGCGCATTTCGTGCCGGTTCATATCCTGCTCTATACTCTCCCCGGCATTCCTTCCGTCTACTACGGCTCCGAGTTCGGCATCGAGGGTGAGAAGCGGCCCGGCGGGCCGGACGACGCGATCCGGCCGGCGCTGAAACTGGACGACTACCGGGACGCGGTGAAGACGAATCCCTGCACCGCTCTGATCGCCGCACTGGGCGCCCTCCGGAAGACCGAGAAGGTTCTTGCCTGCGGCGACTACCGGGAGCTCACGCTGACGACGACGCAGTTTGCCTTTGCCCGCAGCTTCGGCGGCCGACAGGTGCTGGTTACCGTCAACAACGGCGACAGCGAGGCGTCTTTCGACCTGCCCGCAGGCTCCGCCTCCCGGTATGACGGCGCGCTGTTCGGAGGGAAGGCAGCCGCATCGGACGGACGGCTCCGCGTGACGGTCGGCGCCAACAGCGGAGAAGTCTGGGTCCCCGCGGACGGCGAGTCGCCGCGGATCGACACGGACGCGCTCGTCTCCCTCGAGGACTCGATGCGGAAGAAGGCCGAAAAGGAGCAGGCGGAAGCGCGCGCGAAGGAAGAGGCGCTTGAAGCGGCCGCCGGTTCTTCCTCCGTCTCCGGAAAGCCGTACGAGGAGATGACGGTCGAGGAACTGCAGGCGGCGATCCTCGCGAAGATGCGGAAGAACGGCCCGGTCACCGATGAGATGAAGCGGACGGTTTTCGAGAACGTCTATCACGATTCGCTGGTCAACTGGGTAAAGAGTTTCCGGTGAAAAGATTCCGGTAAGACCGGTAAAATGCTGAAAACCGGGAGGTCACCTCGCGGCGTCCTCCCGTCCTCTTATCTTTCTCCCGTCTTTGATCACCGCGGCGGTTCTCAGCGTCCCTTTCGTGAGGATCACCGCGTGTCCTTTCTTTCCCGGCCCGATGGAGCCGTACTGCGCGTCCTCCCGGATGCTTTTCGCCGGATTCACGGTCGCGCACGCGACGGCTGTCTCCAGCGGGATCCCCATTCCGAGCACCGCATTTCGCAGGCAGTCCATCAGGTTACTGACGGATCCGGCGAGATGGCCGTCCGACGCCAGTCTGCATTCCCGCCCCTTCTTTTCCACTGTCTGCCCGCCGAGATCATACCGCCCGTCCGCCATCCCCGTCGACCGGAGGCTGTCGCTGATGAACACGATCCGATCCGGTCCGAACATCCGGAGCGCGTTCCGGACCGCGGAGGGGTGAACGTGAATCCCGTCGCAGATCAGCTCCGCGTCCGCCTCCGGCGTATCCGCCGCCGCGCCGATCACGCCCGGCGCCCGGTGCAGCATGTCCGGCATCGCATTGTACAGATGCACCACATGCGAGGCACCCGCCCGGAACGCCCGGAGCGCCGTTTCGTAGTCCGCGTCCGTATGCGCCAGCGAGACGCCGGTTCTTGCCGAAATCCGCCGGATGAACGCCTCCGCCTCCGGATTTTCCTCCGGCGCGACGCCGATATATCGGACCAGTCCGCCGGAGGCGTCGATGAACCGTTCCGCAAGATTCACGTCGCAGGCCCGTATATATTTTTCGTTCTGCGCGCCTTTCCTCGCCCGGCTGATAAACGGTCCTTCCATATTGAAGCCGATGAGGTCCGCGCAGTCCGCCCGTCCCGCGTTACTTTTTGAAAATGCATGCCCCCGCCGGAGGATGCTGCAGAGCCGTTCCTCCGCCAGTGTCAGCGTCGCGGGGCAGATCGCGGTGATGCCCTCCCGCGCTTCGTATGCCGCGATTTTCCGGAACGCCTCGTCCGTGTCGTCGCTGACATCGGCCCCGACAGCCCCGTGAAAATGGATGTCGACGAGTCCCGGTATCAGGTAATTTCCCCTCGCGTCGAGCGCCGGCTCCCCCGCCTCCGGTTCGGCGGCCCGGCCGTCCGTCCGGACCTCGGTGAAGACGCCGTTCCGGATCCGGACCGAGCCGGAGTGGAAGCGGCAGTCTGAAGCAAAGATCAGCGCGTGATGGATGACCATAAAAGACAGCTCCTTATTCTGAAAAGGCAATCAGATCAGATGACAGTACACCAGTGGTAAAGCTTTTCATCCGAGGCAACGACCTCCAGGGTCATTATATACCACGCTTTACCTAAAGCCGTTCTCTATATTCGTGCCTTTTTCTGCATACACGCGCTTTAAAAAGAAGGGTTCAGTTGGTGACAAACTGCAGCCAGCGGAAAATTGATAACTACTCATGACGAAAAAGGTATAAAACAGGTGTATCCAGCACGGTTTCATTTCTTCAGTATATAATCAGCGGCGTTGCCTCGATCGGCACCACGTTGCTTCCCCTGCTGTCCTGACTGTTTGGCTGATCTGCTGATATACAGGACGGAGAAGAGCGGCTGGAGTACAGCCCTGAACTGGAGCCGGGTGGATCGTGTATCTGTCCGGCTCTTTCCAGGAGGATATCATCAACCCTACTTTACCTTCTCGCTTTTATCCGATATTATTAAGAGCGAGAAAGTAAGGTGATGATGATGAATCGATTTGAAATCTTAGACAATCTTGTTAAAAGCGGAAATGGGTATCTCCGCACATACCAGGTACTGGAGCAAAGAATTTCTAAGCCGACACTTGCAGAATACGTCAGCAAGCGGAATATGGAGCGCGTTGCACAGGGCGTATATCTTGCCGCAGATGCCTGGCCGGACGAACTGTATTTGCTTTCCCTCACTAACAGCCGTATCGTATTTTCTCATGAGACGGCTCTATTCCTTCATGGCCTGATGGAGCGTGAGCCGAAGTATACGAGCGTGACAGTGAAAGCCGGTTATAATGCCTCTCATTTGCGCAATAAAGGCATTCGTGTTTATCAGGTAAAGCCGGATGTTGCCGATCTGGGTGTGACAGAGGTTGAAACCGGTTTTGGCAATAAAGTCCGCGTTTATGATAAGGAACGAACCATCTGCGACATTCTGCGGTATAAGGACTCAATGGATGTGCAAATTTTCCAATACGCTATGAAGGAATATATGGCTGGCAATCAGAAGAACCTGAACCATCTGATGGCATACGCAAAGAAGTTCCAGATTGAGCCGGTTATGAGAACATATACGGAGGTAATGCTATGATCAGGACAGCAACACAGCTAAAAGCAAAAGTCAGAGGTAACTGTTCAGAACCCCTAGAATTCACCGCAACACAATCTGGGCATTCCCAGCAAACGCAGCTGTTAATGCCTCGTAGGCACTGAGACCATGTTTCCTACCAGTGCTGATGTATGACATAACGTCAAGATAAGCCTGAGCCCCGCTTTCTGTCCGGAAGCAGCCTGCCACCTTGGTCTTTGTCTTGACATTGCGGACATCGCGTTCCGCCTGGTTGTTATCAAACGGCACGCGAAAGTCTTTTGTAAAAAGACAGATGGAGGCCTTAAGCTTTATAAGTCGTTCAATCAGAGCTCGCTCCTTCCCTTTCTTCTTGCGCCCTTTTGTATTGGGGTGCCGATCAGATGGAACCGGAGATTCTTCATCCGCCAGCTTCATAATCCGATCGTATTCTAGATCGAATTTGTGATGGTAATAGCGGCTCAGCTTGGTCTTTCCTTTGGCAACAGCCTTGTCACGGGCTTTCTTCATCGCCCGCAGCAGAGTTTTAAACTCTGGAGCCCATTTATGTTCCGGGCTGTACTGCTCAACTCCTGTCAATTCTCTCAGGAGATGAGCGCAGCAGACTGCGTGGCTGGCACTGGTGTATTTCCAGTATGGAGACCAGCAGTCATGGACGGCCGTACCTTTGAAAGCTGGAAGAACTCCATTATCCTCCATGCCTAGCTGGCCACGTTTCTTATGAATGGTCTGATATGTCAGGTCAGCCGTGGATGAGTTGTGAACCCAAATCATCTTTCCATCTACATCTGTTCCGGTCTCATCGAAGTTGGCAACGTCTGCGCAAACAAGCATCGACTTGACGAAACGGCCCTGCCGCTATCCCGAATGCCCGAACCTCTGTGAGGACGGCGAACAAGTACTGCCCGGAGCACAAGGCCCTGATGGAGAAAGCGCTACGAGACTCACGTGCGGCTACTCGACCGGCAAACGATACGGCAGGTCCTGGCAGCGCATCCGCACGGCTACGTCCACAAGCATCCGCTCTGCGAGATGTGCTTGAAGCAGGGACGCTACGTCGCCGTGGAGGAAGACCACTACATCATCCCTCTCGCCGAGGGAGGATCGAATGACGAGTCTAACCTTATGAGTCTTTGTCGTTCGTGTCACGAGAAGATACACAAAGAACGCGGTGACAGATAAAAAGCAGCCCTCGAATGGAGAGCTGCCCTTTGTCAGTCATAGAGATTCATTTTGTTTAAGACCTTGAGCTGATCACGCTTTGCATAAATCACATTCAGGACATAAACCCTTCCGGATACTTCATCCGGGCGGTAGTAGATGTAGAAGTTCTTCGCGATGATCTTACGCACGCACCGGGAGTGCCACGGCTCACGTTCCTCCGGCGCAATGCTGTCTGCCATGTAGGAAAGCTTCTCCATCTCCTTGCGGATGACTCGGATGTAATTTAAGGCAACATCAGGTACCAGCAGAGTCTCAGCGATGTAATTTTTGATCTCATAAAGGTCTGCTTCCGCATCCGGTGTGACGATAATTTCATAGGAATTCACTTATCCAAGGCTCCTTTCCAGATCATCGAACACATCCCCGAGCGGTCTGCCTTCACCTGCAACCGATTGGGCATAGCTGTGCTGAAGTTTTGCGTCAAGCTCCGCATCCGACATTGCATCCAGTGTTCCTGGCTCTGCCGGAACAGTCAGTGAGAACGGAATGCCATGACGATAAATGATCTGGCGATACAGGGAATTGATGACAACAGAGACAGGAACTCCAAGCTTCTGCAAGATGTCTTCTGCTTCATTTTTTATATCGTTTTCAACACGAGCGCTTACTGTTGAATCTTTCATATGATTGCACCTCCTGTTGCTTGTATTGTAATTCGCTGTCTTGCTGATTGCAATACGAACCAGATGAACTGTTTGTGCATTTTATACATTGGCAGGGGCGGTCAAAATCTCTACGACCCTTATTCCCGGAAAGCGGCGCGGGACTTTCTGTGCAAAAAAAGCCAAAAAAAGTCAGCTTTTGTGCACATCGCACATATACGAAATAGGATATCGCACTAGCAACGACACCGCCGTGTGAGGAACCTGAGCGCTGCTCTGTCTCACGAACCGTACGCCTTAAGCAGCCCGGCCAGATAGTCCCGGTATCCGGCGCGGACCTCGGCGGGGCCTTCGACAGTCAGATCCGGTCCGATGCCGGTCACCCAGCCGAAGAACTGAGGGCTGACCGCCACCTCCACCGTGGTGCGGAAGTGATCCGGTCCGTCCGGCAGGAGCATCCGATCCGTGCCGAAGCGGTCGAGGATCACGCCTGTCAGACGATTGGCGCAGCGCAGCGTCACACGCTGGTCGGTGCCCCCGTACATGCCGAAGGTTTTCTTCGCGAAGATCGCGAGATCGAAGGTGCGGAACGCCTCCACACCTTCCCGGGGGCGGTCCGTGAGGGCGATTCTGAGCATCTTGTCCACGCGGTAGTGCTTGATCCGGTGCGCGTCGCCGTCATAGGCGATCAGATAGTAGTTCTCGTCATCCCATGTCATCGCCCAGGGGCTCAGATGATACAGAGCGCCGTTTTTCTTCGGCACCAGTTTCTTCTCCATCGTCCACTCGGCGTACTGGCAGGTGATCTGACAGTTGCCGTGGATCGCCTCGTACACCGTGTCCACGCTGTAGTAGATCCGTTCGTTTCCCGCCTTGATCCGGTTCCGGATCCAGACCTCCCGGCGCAGCTCCTTCGCCTGAGAGAGACTTGTCAGAGAGGAGATCTTGTCGATCAGCGCGTCGGTCTTGCGGACGGTGATGAATTTGGCACACTGCACCGCATCCACCAGCAGCTTCAGTTCCGGAAGTTCGAAGCGGCGGCTGGCGATATAGTAGCCGCCTCCGCGGCCGGGCTGACGGTTCACGTCTATTCCGAAAGTGCTCAGCGTCTCCACGTCCGCGTAGATGCTGCGGCGGTCGATGGTGTATCCCAGCTTCTCCAGTCGATCGCTTAAAGCCGAGGCGTTGAGCGGATGATGTTCGTCGGTCTCTTCGAGAAGGATCTTCATCAGATAAAGAAGGGCGAGCTTGTTCGTGCTGGCTGTCGTCATAATCGGCTCCTTCCCCCGTCTTCACGGTCCGCGGCTGTCCGATCGGCTGATTTCTCCTTATACGTCCTGCCGCCGCTCTCTTCCGCCACGTTCCGTCCGGGCTCCTCCATCGGGTCGTTCTGCTCCTGCGCGACGCGCACCATCATGCCGGCCGCGATCTTCGCAGACATACTCTGCCGTTTGCCGCGGTCAATGCAGTAGAAGTAGCCGCAGACGCTGAAGACCATCGCGCCGAGGAAATTCACCAGAAGGTCCTTCATCGTATCGATGATCCCGATGTCGAGGTATCCGCCTTCCACCGTGATGTCGCCGTGGGCGGTGCGGATGATCGTCTCCGTGATGTCCCGCACCGGGAAGGGCCGCTGCTGGTGTGTGGGGTCGAGCGTCACGGACTGGAAGCTCCGCACGATGAAGTCTTTCTGCATATCCTGCCCGAAGAACTGGTCGCCGGCGAATTCGATGAATTCCCAGATCACGCCGACGGTCATCGAGAAGCAGAAGGCGACCATCACCAGATAGAAGGGCGACAGATTGACTCTCGCGCTGTGGCGGTTCAGCAGGTCGATCATCGAAAACCCGATCGCCGCGCAGAGGAAACCATTCAGGGTGTGGAGCATTGTGTCCCAGCCCGGGATCGCGATGTAGAAATGATCCACTTCGCCGAGAATCTCCGCCGCGAAGATGAAACCGTAAATGATCCCCTCAAAAAGAGGCGGGATCTCGATCTTGAAATGATCCTCCATGAAGCTCGGAATCAGAAACAGAAACAGCGAGAGCAGGCAAAGCGCGAAGGCTTCATAGTTGCGCCAGAACAGCTGTCTGACCGCGCAGAGAATCACCAGCGCGCGCAGCACGGAATAAAAGGCGAAGGTTCTCCGGCTGCTCCGGATCCGGTTTTGCAGATACTGGATGTAATGCATGACCTTTTTCATCTGTCGCTCCTTTTGTCTGAGAGTCTTGAAACTATGCTTATTATTGTACCCGCATATTTGGTAATTTCAACGAATTCTGTTGAATTATTTTCCCATTCATTGATAATTATGGCGGTCATGATATACTTTAGTTAGGCAACCTAACTGATTTTTATATCCGGATGGCCTGAGCGGGATCGGGTCCGGCTCCGCCGGATTCCGTCCTGTCCGGCACGCGGCGTCTGCGGACGGGACATCGGGGCAGCGGCTGCATTTTCCTGATTCTCCGTACCGGTCTTCCGAGCAAAAAGAGGAGGGATCGTGATGGAACACTTCTTCAAACTTCATGAGCGCGGCACCAGTACGCGCACCGAGTTTCTCGCAGGGCTCACCACTTTTATGACGATGGCGTACATTCTCGCCGTCAACCCCAATATTCTCAGTGCGGCGGGTATGGACAAGGGCTCGATCTTCACGGCGACCGCGCTGGCATCGGCGGTCGCGTCGTTCCTGATGGGGTTCATCGCGAATCTGCCCTTTGTCCTGTCGGCCGGGATGGGGCTGAACGCCTACTTCGCCTATACGGTCGTCATCAATATGGGGTACAGCTGGGAAATCGCTCTGACCGCGGTTTTCGTGGAGGGCGTGATCTTCGTGCTGCTCTCCCTGTGCAACGTCCGTGAGGCGATCTTCAACATGATTCCGCCGACGATCAAGGTGGCGGTCTCCGTCGGCATCGGACTTTTCATCGCCTTCATCGGGATGCAGAACGCCCATATCGTCGTCAACAATGACGCGACGCTGGTGGGGATCTTCTCGTTCAAGGGCTCGATCTCGTCCGGCACGTTCCGCAGCGAGGGCATCACGGTGCTGCTCGCGATGATCGGCGTGCTCATCACCGCGATTCTCGTAATCAAGGGCGTCACGGGCAACATCCTGCTCGGCATCCTGATCACCTGGGTGCTCGGCATGTTCGCGCAGGCCGTCGGGCTCTATGTCCCCGATCCGGACAACGGCTTCTACAGCGTCTTCCCGTCCGGGATCGTCTCGATACCCGCCTCGATGGCTCCGACGTTCATGAAGCTG harbors:
- a CDS encoding DUF3800 domain-containing protein translates to MRELSVFIDESGDFGEHDYHSPFYIITMVFHDQDEDIKPAVEKLNRELSYLDLDGLCIHTGPIIRKEEIYTNMSIEKRRRIFNKMVAFFRQVNIRYKCFYIEKKHMEDVVVETGRLSKLISGFIRDHYEEFLSFDDVKIYYDNGQVEVSKILSSVFNALLPNPIFRKVMPTDYKLFQVADLLCSLKLIQLKMNNNMFSKSEKAFFGSMRDLRKNYLKPVSKKEWI
- a CDS encoding class I SAM-dependent methyltransferase, which translates into the protein MKNASDTRNDPPALVRRPEGLTLEGGGLTLRADFEAMLPRLKRDRLNRELLVRAARIRQPLNGTPTAVDATAGLGEDALLLAAAGFAVRLFERDPVIAALLEDALERAARNPALSGAVARMTLTEGDSIPYLGQLTEAPDVVLLDPMFPERKKSGLVKKKFQLLHGLEAPAADEEALLMAARRARPQKIIIKRPLKGPYLAGVRPTSSLSGRAIRYDCLALPR
- a CDS encoding alpha-amylase family glycosyl hydrolase; this encodes MAWYDEAVFYHIYPLGLTGAPKRNDYGEPVHRLRSLLPWIDHIASIGCTALYIGPLFESGSHGYDTTDYRKLDSRLGTNDDLTEFVAACHQKGMHVIFDGVFNHTGRDFFAFRDLKEHREASRYRDWYVDVNFCGNNEYNDGFSYGNWGGYNLLARLNQRNPEVQDYICDVIRFWVREFDVDGIRLDAADVLDFDFMHRLRMTADEVKPDFWLMGEVIHGEYGRWVNDTHLHSVTNYQLHKALYSGHNDHNYFEIAHTVRRFTGDGAQCPAGKLYNFVDNHDVERIYTKLSNKAHFVPVHILLYTLPGIPSVYYGSEFGIEGEKRPGGPDDAIRPALKLDDYRDAVKTNPCTALIAALGALRKTEKVLACGDYRELTLTTTQFAFARSFGGRQVLVTVNNGDSEASFDLPAGSASRYDGALFGGKAAASDGRLRVTVGANSGEVWVPADGESPRIDTDALVSLEDSMRKKAEKEQAEARAKEEALEAAAGSSSVSGKPYEEMTVEELQAAILAKMRKNGPVTDEMKRTVFENVYHDSLVNWVKSFR
- the nagA gene encoding N-acetylglucosamine-6-phosphate deacetylase; this translates as MVIHHALIFASDCRFHSGSVRIRNGVFTEVRTDGRAAEPEAGEPALDARGNYLIPGLVDIHFHGAVGADVSDDTDEAFRKIAAYEAREGITAICPATLTLAEERLCSILRRGHAFSKSNAGRADCADLIGFNMEGPFISRARKGAQNEKYIRACDVNLAERFIDASGGLVRYIGVAPEENPEAEAFIRRISARTGVSLAHTDADYETALRAFRAGASHVVHLYNAMPDMLHRAPGVIGAAADTPEADAELICDGIHVHPSAVRNALRMFGPDRIVFISDSLRSTGMADGRYDLGGQTVEKKGRECRLASDGHLAGSVSNLMDCLRNAVLGMGIPLETAVACATVNPAKSIREDAQYGSIGPGKKGHAVILTKGTLRTAAVIKDGRKIRGREDAAR
- a CDS encoding type IV toxin-antitoxin system AbiEi family antitoxin domain-containing protein; its protein translation is MNRFEILDNLVKSGNGYLRTYQVLEQRISKPTLAEYVSKRNMERVAQGVYLAADAWPDELYLLSLTNSRIVFSHETALFLHGLMEREPKYTSVTVKAGYNASHLRNKGIRVYQVKPDVADLGVTEVETGFGNKVRVYDKERTICDILRYKDSMDVQIFQYAMKEYMAGNQKNLNHLMAYAKKFQIEPVMRTYTEVML
- a CDS encoding IS66 family transposase → MIWVHNSSTADLTYQTIHKKRGQLGMEDNGVLPAFKGTAVHDCWSPYWKYTSASHAVCCAHLLRELTGVEQYSPEHKWAPEFKTLLRAMKKARDKAVAKGKTKLSRYYHHKFDLEYDRIMKLADEESPVPSDRHPNTKGRKKKGKERALIERLIKLKASICLFTKDFRVPFDNNQAERDVRNVKTKTKVAGCFRTESGAQAYLDVMSYISTGRKHGLSAYEALTAAFAGNAQIVLR
- a CDS encoding HNH endonuclease, which codes for MCLKQGRYVAVEEDHYIIPLAEGGSNDESNLMSLCRSCHEKIHKERGDR
- a CDS encoding type II toxin-antitoxin system RelE/ParE family toxin, translated to MNSYEIIVTPDAEADLYEIKNYIAETLLVPDVALNYIRVIRKEMEKLSYMADSIAPEEREPWHSRCVRKIIAKNFYIYYRPDEVSGRVYVLNVIYAKRDQLKVLNKMNLYD
- a CDS encoding type II toxin-antitoxin system RelB/DinJ family antitoxin yields the protein MKDSTVSARVENDIKNEAEDILQKLGVPVSVVINSLYRQIIYRHGIPFSLTVPAEPGTLDAMSDAELDAKLQHSYAQSVAGEGRPLGDVFDDLERSLG
- a CDS encoding helix-turn-helix transcriptional regulator, translated to MTTASTNKLALLYLMKILLEETDEHHPLNASALSDRLEKLGYTIDRRSIYADVETLSTFGIDVNRQPGRGGGYYIASRRFELPELKLLVDAVQCAKFITVRKTDALIDKISSLTSLSQAKELRREVWIRNRIKAGNERIYYSVDTVYEAIHGNCQITCQYAEWTMEKKLVPKKNGALYHLSPWAMTWDDENYYLIAYDGDAHRIKHYRVDKMLRIALTDRPREGVEAFRTFDLAIFAKKTFGMYGGTDQRVTLRCANRLTGVILDRFGTDRMLLPDGPDHFRTTVEVAVSPQFFGWVTGIGPDLTVEGPAEVRAGYRDYLAGLLKAYGS
- a CDS encoding NCS2 family permease produces the protein MEHFFKLHERGTSTRTEFLAGLTTFMTMAYILAVNPNILSAAGMDKGSIFTATALASAVASFLMGFIANLPFVLSAGMGLNAYFAYTVVINMGYSWEIALTAVFVEGVIFVLLSLCNVREAIFNMIPPTIKVAVSVGIGLFIAFIGMQNAHIVVNNDATLVGIFSFKGSISSGTFRSEGITVLLAMIGVLITAILVIKGVTGNILLGILITWVLGMFAQAVGLYVPDPDNGFYSVFPSGIVSIPASMAPTFMKLDFKAILTANFWVVVLAFLFVDMFDTLGTLIGCATRGKMLDKDGKLPGIKGALLSDAVGTVTGACFGTSTITTFVESASGIAEGGRTGLTAIFAGLLFILSLFFSPLFLAIPSFATAPALIIVGFMMMQQVTAIPWTDITEAVPAFLCIAAMPTMYSISEGICLGIISYTLLNLITGGKKKVSIGMIILTALFILKYFLI